Below is a window of Flavobacterium cyclinae DNA.
GTCAACCACTACGATTTCTCTGTCGCCAAGTTGCTCCACTTTTACGTAATCAGAAGTTAATTTTTTGTATTGTGTATCGTCTTTTAAAATTGGATACGGGTCTTGATATAAAAAGTCCATTGTGTGTATGTTTTGAAAGGTAAAGTTACGGATTTTTGATTATTTAGTTGTCTTGTTATTCGTATTTATTGTTTTTTATAATTGAATTTTGTTCAATAAAGTTGTAGCCTAAATCAATTGTTTTTGAAGTATTATCAGAATATACAATTTTATAATATTGCCCATCTGTTGTTATTTTTTTTATGGTATTCTTCAAAGTCCATTCATGAAATTTTAATGTATATTTTTCTCTAAATTTCCCTTCATATTTTTTACCTTTTAACAATTCAACTTCAAGTAAAAAAAATTCTGAATCTTTAAAATAAATTTTTGAATTTTCATCAAACAAAAAAGTATTCATTAATTTATTATCAAACGGAAAATTATCTTGATATTTTAAGTTTATTTTTTGATAGGCAAAACTTAACTCATTTATTGCTTTTTCTAAATTTACAGGACAATCAATATAGGTTTCAACGGTTTTAATTATTTTATTATTTTTTATGAATGATATCGTATTTGTTTGACTATCAGTTGCATTTATAGAATATCTATTTTTTAAATGATTAATATTAATTTTGTCAAAAGATTTAAATAATAATTTTGTTGTATATTCATCTAATTTAGAAAAGTAATTATCATATACAGTATTTGAACCATATGATTTAAAATATAATTCCCCATTTCTATTAATATAAGTTGAATTAAATGGACAAGAACCAAAACAAGGACTTCTATCCACAATTATTGCATCAAATTCATCTTTATTATTATTGGATTCCTTTTCTATTTTCTTTAATTGAAAAATCCTGTCATTATAATTTTTAATTTTAATTTCATTATTTGAAATACCCATAACTTTTATAGTATCCCAAATGTTTTCAGATTTATTGTAAAAAATTATATTAGAATTTTCAATTTTATATTTAGTTTCTGTTCCAAGATAATAATAAGAAAAGCGATACTCAAGAGTGCTGTCGGGAAGGGTAAATCTATCTTTTATTAAAT
It encodes the following:
- a CDS encoding DUF6438 domain-containing protein; translated protein: MRKFLILYSVTLFMLSCDKESKSSNDKYIGDWYFEKELYSEKLKNSHPVHPNEKINFSIINDSILDFKSGFFYLIKDRFTLPDSTLEYRFSYYYLGTETKYKIENSNIIFYNKSENIWDTIKVMGISNNEIKIKNYNDRIFQLKKIEKESNNNKDEFDAIIVDRSPCFGSCPFNSTYINRNGELYFKSYGSNTVYDNYFSKLDEYTTKLLFKSFDKININHLKNRYSINATDSQTNTISFIKNNKIIKTVETYIDCPVNLEKAINELSFAYQKINLKYQDNFPFDNKLMNTFLFDENSKIYFKDSEFFLLEVELLKGKKYEGKFREKYTLKFHEWTLKNTIKKITTDGQYYKIVYSDNTSKTIDLGYNFIEQNSIIKNNKYE